From Equus asinus isolate D_3611 breed Donkey chromosome 14, EquAss-T2T_v2, whole genome shotgun sequence, one genomic window encodes:
- the CEP20 gene encoding centrosomal protein 20 isoform X1 yields MATVTELKAVLKDTLEKRGVLGHLRARIRAEVFNALDDESEPPPPLSHENLLINELIREYLEFNKYKYTASVLMAESGQPVVPLDRQFLLRELNAFEESKDDSVPLLYRILAHLLHGTKEDVPNTFLKGSSLQPSDPELGRQPSGRKKMDGLGRKGKGTSADIEEPPVSPAVKR; encoded by the exons ATGGCGACTGTCACCGAGCTGAAGGCCG TTTTAAAGGACACCTTGGAAAAAAGAGGCGTGTTAGGGCATTTAAGAGCGAGGATTCGAGCTGAGGTTTTCAACGCCCTCGATGATGAAAGCGAACCTCCGCCACCGCTGTCTCATGAGAACCTTCTGATTAATGAATTAATTCGGGAGTATTtggaattcaataaatataagtATACAGCATCTGTGCTCATGGCAG AATCTGGTCAACCTGTAGTTCCTTTGGACAGACAGTTTCTTCTCCGTGAACTGAATGCGTTTGAAGAATCAAAGGATGATTCAGT ACCTCTTTTATACAGGATTTTAGCTCATTTGTTGCATGGAACTAAGGAGGACGTCCCAAATACATTTCTAAAAGGGTCTTCACTTCAGCCTTCAGACCCAGAGCTTGGCAGACAACccagtggaaggaagaaaatgg ACGGCCtcggaagaaaggggaaggggacAAGCGCTGACATCGAAGAGCCTCCTGTCTCTCCAGCCGTGAAGCGATGA
- the CEP20 gene encoding centrosomal protein 20 isoform X4, with protein sequence MATVTELKAVLKDTLEKRGVLGHLRARIRAEVFNALDDESEPPPPLSHENLLINELIREYLEFNKYKYTASVLMADRLMPRRCALSKKRDHEVDFGRE encoded by the exons ATGGCGACTGTCACCGAGCTGAAGGCCG TTTTAAAGGACACCTTGGAAAAAAGAGGCGTGTTAGGGCATTTAAGAGCGAGGATTCGAGCTGAGGTTTTCAACGCCCTCGATGATGAAAGCGAACCTCCGCCACCGCTGTCTCATGAGAACCTTCTGATTAATGAATTAATTCGGGAGTATTtggaattcaataaatataagtATACAGCATCTGTGCTCATGGCAG ACCGTCTCATGCCTCGGAGATGTGCCTTGTCAAAGAAAAGAGATCACGAAGTAGATTTTGGAAGAGAATGA
- the CEP20 gene encoding centrosomal protein 20 isoform X2, translated as MATVTELKAVLKDTLEKRGVLGHLRARIRAEVFNALDDESEPPPPLSHENLLINELIREYLEFNKYKYTASVLMAESGQPVVPLDRQFLLRELNAFEESKDDSV; from the exons ATGGCGACTGTCACCGAGCTGAAGGCCG TTTTAAAGGACACCTTGGAAAAAAGAGGCGTGTTAGGGCATTTAAGAGCGAGGATTCGAGCTGAGGTTTTCAACGCCCTCGATGATGAAAGCGAACCTCCGCCACCGCTGTCTCATGAGAACCTTCTGATTAATGAATTAATTCGGGAGTATTtggaattcaataaatataagtATACAGCATCTGTGCTCATGGCAG AATCTGGTCAACCTGTAGTTCCTTTGGACAGACAGTTTCTTCTCCGTGAACTGAATGCGTTTGAAGAATCAAAGGATGATTCAGTGTAA
- the CEP20 gene encoding centrosomal protein 20 isoform X3: MAESGQPVVPLDRQFLLRELNAFEESKDDSVPLLYRILAHLLHGTKEDVPNTFLKGSSLQPSDPELGRQPSGRKKMDGLGRKGKGTSADIEEPPVSPAVKR; encoded by the exons ATGGCAG AATCTGGTCAACCTGTAGTTCCTTTGGACAGACAGTTTCTTCTCCGTGAACTGAATGCGTTTGAAGAATCAAAGGATGATTCAGT ACCTCTTTTATACAGGATTTTAGCTCATTTGTTGCATGGAACTAAGGAGGACGTCCCAAATACATTTCTAAAAGGGTCTTCACTTCAGCCTTCAGACCCAGAGCTTGGCAGACAACccagtggaaggaagaaaatgg ACGGCCtcggaagaaaggggaaggggacAAGCGCTGACATCGAAGAGCCTCCTGTCTCTCCAGCCGTGAAGCGATGA